The region AGAGCCGGGAGGGGACCAGGTAGTCGCGGGCCCCCTCCGGGGTGGACTTGGTGAGCAGCGGGGTCTCCACCTCCACGAAGTCCCGCTCGGCCAGGTAGCGGCGGATGTACCGCACCACCCTGTCGCGGAACAGGATGTTCTCCCGCATCCGCTCCCGCCGCAGGTCCAGGTAGCGGTAGCGCAAACGCGTCAGCTCGTCCACCGGGCGCTCCCGGTCTATCTCGAACGGCGGGGTCTCCGAGGCGTTGAGCACCCGCAGGGAGCTCGCCTCCACCTCTATCTCGCCGGTGGGCAGCTCGGGGTTCTCGTTGCCCTCCGGGCGGCGGACCACCTCGCCCTCCACCGAGACGGACCACTCCGGCCTCAGGCGCTCGGCGGCCGAGAAGACCTCGCCGCGCTCCGGGTCGAAGGTCACCTGCGTGATCCCCCAGCGGTCGCGCAGGTCCACGAAGATCAGGCCGCCGTGGTCCCGGCGGCGGTGTACCCAGCCGGCGAGCCGCACCCGCTGCCCGACGTTGCTGGCGCGGAGCTCGCCGGCGGTGTGTGTCCTGTAGGGGTTGGTGGCGGTACCGTGCAATGCCTCTACCTCTCCTGTCGCTGGTTGCTGGCTCCGGCCTGCCGTTGCGCCGCTTTTTCGTGCGTGCTAACTTAGCACGAAATCCCGGCCGGGGACGCCCCCGCGCAAGCCGGCGACCGCGAGGAGAGATTCTATCCGGAAGAACGGGCTCGGAAAGCTGATCGTTCTGGCTGCGGTCTTTCTCCTCGTGGCCTCCTCCGCGGGCTGCGGCGGCGGGGAGCCCGCGCCGCCCGCGCCGGCGGCGGAGGGAGCGGTCCGGGGGGAGACGGTGCTCGGGGGCGCGGAGGCCACGGAGCCCGTCCCCTTCCGGCTGAACCTGGAGCAGCCCGTGCCGCCCGACTTCCGGGCCGCCTACCAGCGGCGGGCCAGGATCGCGGTGACCTTCTACGACACCGGGCAGGACCCCTTCTACCCGCAGGGGCTGGAGGTGGACGGGCTGGTGCGCGGCTACATGGAGCAGCTGCGCGCGGAGTACCCGACGATAGAGTTCTTCTTCTACGACATCTCCGAGCCGGGCTCGGCCCGGGCGGGGGAGGATCTGGAGCCCGGGCAGTACGGGACGCTCGCCGCCCAGCTCGGGGTGGGCTACACGCCGTGGGTGGCGACGCTCGCCCCCAGCGGCGACGCCTACGCCATCCTGAACGTCTTCCAGGGCTACACCCCCCAGCCGGTGCTCAGCCAGGCGCTCTTCGAGCTCAGCTCGGTCGAGGTGGAGGACAACACCAGCGACCTGGACGTGACGCTGGAGCGGGTGGCGCTGACCCGCACGGGCGGCGGCATCGAGTACTTCACGGTGCGCAACCGGGGCCCGGACCCGGTGGAGCTGCAGGGCTTCTCCCTGCGGGTGATGGACCCGGAGACCGGGGAGGTGACCCCGGAGTCCCCGGGGGTGGTGGTGAACCAGCGGCTGACGCTGCGGCCGGGCGAGAGCGCCTCGCTGGGGCGCACGCCCGGCGTGGAGGACCGCTCCGGCGCGCCGGTCGACGGGACCTTCGAGGGGGGACGGCGGCTCGAGCTCGCCCCCGGCGACCAGCTGGCGCTGCTGGACCCCGGCGGGGCCGTGGCCGCCACGACCACCGTCTGAGGCGCCGCTGACATTTGCCCGCCGTAAGTTAAACTAGACGGCGATGACCGCAGAGAAGAGCGCAGTCTACCTGGACAACGCGGCCACCACCCCGCTGGACGGCAGGGTGCTGGAGGCCATGCTGGAGAGCCTTGAGGGGCTGCGCGGCAACCCCTCCGCGCTGCACGCCCCGGGCGCCGCGGCCCGCGAGGCGGTCGAGGAGGCCCGGGAGGCCGTGGCGGCGCTGGTGGGCGCCTCCCCGGAGGAGATAGTCTTCACCTCCGGCGGGACGGAGGCGGACAACCTGGCCGTGCTGGGGCTGGCCCGGGCCGCCCCGCCCGGGAGGCGCCACGCCGTCATCTCGCGCGTCGAGCACCCGGCGGTGCGCGAGGCCGGGCGGCGCCTCGAGGCCGAGGGCTTCGAGGTCACCTGGCTCGGCGTGGACGGGGACGGGGTGGTGGACGCGGGGGCCTTCGAGGCGGCGCTCCGGGAGGACACCGCGCTCGCCGCGGTCATGTGGGCCAACAACGAGGTCGGGAGCGTCCAGCCGGTGGAGGAGCTGGCCGCGGCTTGCGCGGAGAGGGGGATCCCCTTCCACGCCGACGCGGTGCAGGCCGCCGGGCGGCTGCCGGTGGACGTCCGCCGGGTGCCGGTGAGCACGCTGGCCCTCTCCGCACACAAGCTCTACGGGCCGCAGGGGGCGGGCGCGCTCTACGTGCGGGAGGGGGTGGAGGTCTCCCCCCTGATCCTGGGCGGCGGCCAGGAGCGGGGGCTGCGCAGCGGCACCGAGAACGTGGCGGCCATCTCGGGCTTCGGGGTCGCGGCCCGGCTCGCCGCCGGGGAGCTGGAGGAGCGCGCCAGGCGCGAGCGGGAGCTCAGGGACAGGATCCTCGCCGGCGTCCGGGAGATGGAGGGCGTGAGGCTGAACGGACACCCGCGCCGCCGCCTCCCCAACAACGTCCACCTCACGGTCGAGGGGGTGGAGGCCGAGGGGCTCGTGCTCTTTCTCGACGCCCTGGGGTACGCCGTGGGGAGCGGGGCGGCCTGCTCCTCCGGCGGGCACAAGGCCTCGCCGGTGCTGCTCGCGATGGGGCTCGGGGAGCGCGAGGCGTTCTCCTCGGTGAGGATCACGGTGGGCAAGGACAACACCTTCGAGGAGGTCGACGGCTTTCTCACGGCCTTCCGGCAGGCCGTCGGCCGCCTGCGCGAGCTCTCCCCACTGCAGGCGGGTTGAGGGACATGCCCGAGCGCTACGGTCCGCGCGTCATAGAGCACCTGGTGAACCCCCGCAACGCGGGCGAGGTCGGCGGGCCCTCCGGGGTGGGGGAGGCCGGGAACGCCGCCTGCGGGGACCAGGTGCGCTTCACCCTCCGCGTGGGGGGGGATCTTCGCCTCCAGGAGGTGCGTTACCGGGCCTACGGCTGCGCCGCCTGCATAGCCGCCGGCTCGGCGCTCGCGGAGCTCGCCGAGGGCAGGTCCATCACCGGGGCGGCCCAGATCTCGCGGGGGGACATCCAGGAGGCGCTCGGCGGGCCGCTACCGCCCGGCAAGGAGCACGGCGCGACCCTCGCGCTCGACGCGCTGCACAGGGCCTTCGAGGACTACTGGAGCCGGCAGGGGGACGCGCTGCTCGGCGGGGAGGGCCTCGGGGACGGGAGCGGCGGGCGGCGGGGCGTCGTCGCCGCGATGAGCGGCGGGGTGGACTCCGCGGTCACCGCGCTGCTGCTCAAGGAGCGGGGCTACGAGGTGGTGGCGGTGACCTTCCGGCTGCACGACGGGGAGCCGGGCAGCCGGTCCTGCTGCTCGCCGGACACCGTGCTCTTCGCCAGGGAGACCGCCCACGGCCTGGGCATCCCCCACTTCACCCTCAACCTCAGGGAGCTCTTCGACCGGCGCGTCATGCGGGACTTCGTCGGCTCGTACGCCGCCGGCAGGACCCCGAACCCCTGCGTGGCCTGCAACGCCCACGTCAAGTTCCACGCGGCGGCCTTCCTCGCCGACAGGCTCGGCCTGCGGCACGTGGCGACCGGCCACTACGCCCGGGTGGGGGAGGGGCCGTGCCTGGAGCGCCCGGAGGATGGGCGCAAGGACCAGACCTACGTGCTCTGGCCCGTCCCGCCGCGCCTGCTCGGGCGGACCATCTTCCCGCTCGGGGACTACCGCAAGAGCGAGGTCCGCAGGATCGCCGAGGAGCGCGGGCTCGCCGTGGCCCGCACGCCCGAGAGCCAGGACATCTGCTTCATCCCGGACGGGGACTACCGCTCCTTCGTCCGGCGCCGGGTGAGGAGCGAGCCCGGGGAGATCGTGGACCGGCAGGGGCGCGTGCTGGGTCGCCACGCGGGGGTGGTGGACTTCACCGTGGGGCAGCGGCGGGGGCTCGGGATCTCCGCTCCCACCCCGCTGTACGTCACCGAGGTCCGCCCCCGGAGCCGGCAGGTCGTGGTGGGGAGCAGGCGGGAGCTCGAGGTGCGCCGGATGCTCGTGCGCGGCGCGAACTGGTTTCTCGACCCGCGGGAGGCCGCGCTCGTGCAGGTGCGCTACAACGGCGAGCCGGTGCCCTGCGAGCTGGAGGAGGGCGCGGGCGGCTGGGAGGTCGCGCTGCTCGAGCCGGTCTTCGGGGTGGCGCCCGGGCAGTCGGCGGTCTTCTACACCCGGGACGGCGCAAAGGTGGTGGGCGGCGGCATCATCGCCCGGCGGGACGCTTGAGGAGGTGGGGTTTCCTTGGAGATATTCGTTGAGCTGATGAAGGGGCTTCTGTACGCCGGGCTCGCCGCGGCCTTCTTTCTTCTGGCGTGGGCGTTCTTCAGGCTGGCGAGGATCTTCTCGGCCGCCGAGAGGAGCCTCAAGGAGATCTCCGAGCAGGTGGTGCCGCTCATCGGCAAGACCCACACCACCATGGACAACATAAACAGCCAGCTCTCGCAGCTCGACGAGGCGGTGGGGGACGTCGCCGGCATAACGGACGAGCTGGACCAGACCACGACGGTCATAACCCGCGGCGTCAGGGGCGGGGTCATCCGGCTCTCCTCCGCCACCGCCGGTCTCTCGCGGGGCATCAGCGCGTTTCTGGGCGGGAAGGCGCCCGACGAGAAGGGAGGGCAGGAGAAGTGAAGGGCTGGGGCAAGGTTCTGGCCGGGGTGCTCCTCGGGGTGGCGGGGACCGTGTATGCGACCAACGAGGAGGTGCGCCGGAGGCTACCCGGGGCGGTCCGGGACCTGCCCGAGACCCTGCAGCGGCGCTTCGAGGAGGCGGTGGAGGCCGCCCGGGAGGCCTCCGAGAGCCGGCGCGAGGAGATCCTGCGCGAGCTGCGGGCCCGCGAGGCCGCCGGGCGGGTCTCGCCGGACGGCGAGGGGGCGCCGACGCGCGACGGGGAGGGAGGATGAGCGCCGGGGCGGCCGAGTACACCTACCTGAAGGTCCCGCCGGTCGCAGATCTGAGGGCCTGTGTGGGCCTGGTCCTCGCCGGGATGGCCGCCCGGGCCAGGATAGGCGTCGGGGGGCTCGAGGAGGCGGTCGAGCTGCTCGAGGGCTTCCACTCCGAGAGCGCCCCCACCAGCTTCCGCTTCGCGGTGGTCGACGGGACGGTCGTCGCCGAGGTGGAGGAGCCTGCGGAGGACGGGGGCAGCCGCTGGCGCACCGTGGTGGAGCTGGTCTCGTGAGCGGCGGCTACCCGCGGCCCGACAAGGCGCGGACCCGGCGGCTCCTGGAGCGCTACCACCGGGAGGGGGACCGGCAGGCCAGGGAGCAGGTGATCCAGGAGCAGCTGCCGCTCGCCGAGTTTCTGGCGCGCAAGTTCGCCGGCCGCGGGGAGCCGCTGGAGGACCTCGTGCAGGTGGCCTCCGTGGGCCTCATAAAGGCCGTGGACCGCTTCGACGTGGACAGGAACATCGAGTTCTCCACCTACGCCACGCCCAACATCCTGGGCGAGATAAAGCGCCACTTCCGGGACAAGGGGTGGGCCATGCGGGTGCCGCGGGGGCTGCAGGAGCTGCGCCAGGCGGTCAAGGAGGCCATCCGGGAGGAGACGGTCAGGACCGGCCGCTCGCCGACGATGGACGAGCTCGCCGAGCGGCTGGACACCGACGTGGAGAGCGTGGCCGAGGCGCTCACGCTGGGCCGGGCGTACAACACCACCAGCCTGGACGCCCCCATAAGCCAGGACGACGCCGAGGGGGACACCATCATGGACCTGCAGGCCGACGAGAACCAGCCCATAGAGGGCATAGAGGACAAGCTGCTGCTGCAGGAGGCCATGCGGGGGCTGCGCGAGCAGCAGCGGGAGATCCTGCGGCTGCGGTTCAACGAGGGGAAGACCCAGACCGAGATCGCCGAGCGCATCGGGGTGAGCCAGATGCACGTCTCCCGCCTGTTGCGGCGGGCGATCGCCGACCTGCGGCGCTCGCTCTCCGAGATGGAGCGCGAGCGGCACTAGAAAACGACCGCCGGGAAAGTACAATACGCCCAGCATGGAGCACATGAAGAGCGCCGAGATACGCCGCAGGTTCCTGGACTTCTTCGCCGAGCGGGACCACAGGATCTACCCGAGCTCCTCCCTGATCCCGCACGACGACCCCACCGTGCTCCTGACCACGGCCGGGGTCCAGCAGTTCATCCCGTACTTTCTCGGGCAGGAGAAGCCGCCGCATCCCCGGGCCGCCAGCGTCCAGAAGTGCTTCCGGACCCAGGATCTGGAGGAGGTGGGCGACCCCAGCCACCTCACCTTCTTCGAGATGCTCGGGAACTTCTCCTTCGGGGACTACTTCAAGAAGGAGGCCATCGGGTGGGCCTGGGAGTTCCTCACCGAGGGGCTCGGCATCCCCCCCGAGCGGCTCTGGGTGACCATCTTCGAGGGCGACGAGAACGCCCCGGAGGACCTGGAGGCCAAGAGGTTCTGGATGGAGGTGGGGGTGCCGGAGCACAAGATCTTCGGGCTCCCCAAGTCCGAGAACTGGTGGGGCCCTGCGGGCGAGACCGGCCCCTGCGGCCCCTGCTCGGAGATCTACTACGACTACGGCGAGGAGTTCGGGCCGGGCGATCCCCTGGAGGACGCCCGCTACGGCCCCGGAGGCGAGGAGGGCGACGCCCGCTTCCTCGAGGTGTGGAACCTGGTCTTCAACCAGTACGAGCAGCTGCGGGACGGGAGCCTGCGGCCGCTGGAGCAGACCGGCATAGACACCGGGATGGGGCTCGAGCGCATCGCGGCGGTCATGCAGGGGGCGCGCTCGGTGTACGAGACCGACCTCTACGCCCCGGTCATCGAGCGGGCGCGGGAGTACACCGGGGTCGCGCTCGGGGACGGGGAGGAAACCGACCGGGCGCTGCGCATCCTCGCCGACCACGCCCGGGGGATGGCCTTCCTCATCGCCGACGGGGTGCGGCCGGGCAACCAGCGGCGGGAGTACGTGCTGCGGCGGATCATCCGCCGGGCCACCCGCGAGGCCTACGGGCGCTTCGGGCTCGACGCCGGAAGGATAGCCTCCCTCGCCGAGACCGTCGCCGACTACATGGGCGGCTTCTGGGGCGAGCTGCGCGAGGCGCGGGACGAGATCCGGCGGGTGGTCGAGAGCGAGGCCGCCCGGTTCATCGACATCTACCACTCCGGGATGCGCCTGCTGGAGGCGGAGATCTCCCGCCTGGAGGGCGGGCGGTTCCCGGGGGAGGTGGCCTTCACGCTGCACGACACCTACGGTTTCCCGGTGGAGGTGACCCGGGAGGTGCTCGCGGAGCGCGGGATCTCGCTGGACGAGGCCGGCTTCCGGCGGGCGATGGAGCGGCAGCGCGAGCGGGCGCGGGAGGCGCTCGAGGGGCACGAGCGGGCGGTGGCCGCCTTCCGCGACAGGGAGATCCGGAGCCGCTTCGTCGGCTACGAGCGGGAGCAGGCGGAGACCAGGATACTCGCCATCGAGCCCGTCCCCGACGCCGAGGGGGAGCTCTACCTGGTCCTCGAGGAGAACCCGTTCTACGCCACCGGCGGGGGGCAGGTGGCGGACACCGGCTGGATCTCCTCCGAGAAGGGGCAGCTGGAGGTGGTCGACGCCATCCCCGCCGGGGACTACCAGGTCCTGCGGGCGAGGGTGGAGCGCGG is a window of Rubrobacter xylanophilus DSM 9941 DNA encoding:
- the mnmA gene encoding tRNA 2-thiouridine(34) synthase MnmA, whose protein sequence is MPERYGPRVIEHLVNPRNAGEVGGPSGVGEAGNAACGDQVRFTLRVGGDLRLQEVRYRAYGCAACIAAGSALAELAEGRSITGAAQISRGDIQEALGGPLPPGKEHGATLALDALHRAFEDYWSRQGDALLGGEGLGDGSGGRRGVVAAMSGGVDSAVTALLLKERGYEVVAVTFRLHDGEPGSRSCCSPDTVLFARETAHGLGIPHFTLNLRELFDRRVMRDFVGSYAAGRTPNPCVACNAHVKFHAAAFLADRLGLRHVATGHYARVGEGPCLERPEDGRKDQTYVLWPVPPRLLGRTIFPLGDYRKSEVRRIAEERGLAVARTPESQDICFIPDGDYRSFVRRRVRSEPGEIVDRQGRVLGRHAGVVDFTVGQRRGLGISAPTPLYVTEVRPRSRQVVVGSRRELEVRRMLVRGANWFLDPREAALVQVRYNGEPVPCELEEGAGGWEVALLEPVFGVAPGQSAVFYTRDGAKVVGGGIIARRDA
- a CDS encoding DUF948 domain-containing protein — protein: MEIFVELMKGLLYAGLAAAFFLLAWAFFRLARIFSAAERSLKEISEQVVPLIGKTHTTMDNINSQLSQLDEAVGDVAGITDELDQTTTVITRGVRGGVIRLSSATAGLSRGISAFLGGKAPDEKGGQEK
- a CDS encoding SigB/SigF/SigG family RNA polymerase sigma factor, yielding MSGGYPRPDKARTRRLLERYHREGDRQAREQVIQEQLPLAEFLARKFAGRGEPLEDLVQVASVGLIKAVDRFDVDRNIEFSTYATPNILGEIKRHFRDKGWAMRVPRGLQELRQAVKEAIREETVRTGRSPTMDELAERLDTDVESVAEALTLGRAYNTTSLDAPISQDDAEGDTIMDLQADENQPIEGIEDKLLLQEAMRGLREQQREILRLRFNEGKTQTEIAERIGVSQMHVSRLLRRAIADLRRSLSEMERERH
- a CDS encoding cysteine desulfurase family protein; the encoded protein is MTAEKSAVYLDNAATTPLDGRVLEAMLESLEGLRGNPSALHAPGAAAREAVEEAREAVAALVGASPEEIVFTSGGTEADNLAVLGLARAAPPGRRHAVISRVEHPAVREAGRRLEAEGFEVTWLGVDGDGVVDAGAFEAALREDTALAAVMWANNEVGSVQPVEELAAACAERGIPFHADAVQAAGRLPVDVRRVPVSTLALSAHKLYGPQGAGALYVREGVEVSPLILGGGQERGLRSGTENVAAISGFGVAARLAAGELEERARRERELRDRILAGVREMEGVRLNGHPRRRLPNNVHLTVEGVEAEGLVLFLDALGYAVGSGAACSSGGHKASPVLLAMGLGEREAFSSVRITVGKDNTFEEVDGFLTAFRQAVGRLRELSPLQAG
- the alaS gene encoding alanine--tRNA ligase — encoded protein: MEHMKSAEIRRRFLDFFAERDHRIYPSSSLIPHDDPTVLLTTAGVQQFIPYFLGQEKPPHPRAASVQKCFRTQDLEEVGDPSHLTFFEMLGNFSFGDYFKKEAIGWAWEFLTEGLGIPPERLWVTIFEGDENAPEDLEAKRFWMEVGVPEHKIFGLPKSENWWGPAGETGPCGPCSEIYYDYGEEFGPGDPLEDARYGPGGEEGDARFLEVWNLVFNQYEQLRDGSLRPLEQTGIDTGMGLERIAAVMQGARSVYETDLYAPVIERAREYTGVALGDGEETDRALRILADHARGMAFLIADGVRPGNQRREYVLRRIIRRATREAYGRFGLDAGRIASLAETVADYMGGFWGELREARDEIRRVVESEAARFIDIYHSGMRLLEAEISRLEGGRFPGEVAFTLHDTYGFPVEVTREVLAERGISLDEAGFRRAMERQRERAREALEGHERAVAAFRDREIRSRFVGYEREQAETRILAIEPVPDAEGELYLVLEENPFYATGGGQVADTGWISSEKGQLEVVDAIPAGDYQVLRARVERGRFEAGDEVVASINRVRRQQIEANHTATHILHWALRAVLGKEVVQAGSYVGPDRLRFDYRYSGRVTEEELARVQELCLLKITENQPVRYYTTTLEEARKLGAIMLFGEKYGELVRVVEVDGFSRELCGGTHVRGTAEIGAFKITSNRRHGADLYRIEVITGREALYYLTRAAETAERLAAELRLPGVEELPEAVSRLREELQQAREELRQQALKRGLEEVGSLVENAESIDGTKVVTGRVAAADVRDLRQISDDVRNRVGGPVAVVLAADLDGKAVLVANFHPEVSKRVKAGDVVREAAGILGGGGGGSPTMAQAGGGNLEAIPAALERVRQILSRELSGREA